In Trichoderma atroviride chromosome 2, complete sequence, one DNA window encodes the following:
- a CDS encoding uncharacterized protein (MEROPS:MER0005329~antiSMASH:Cluster_2.1) — protein sequence MIYPQGTVLFQEDDQWYESHGGYNGFWNTFLDAIDGSYCTYSAFGETGDCTDPDCLDPVYPDPNPGGYKGQLQCGVYKPTNVISISYHQVEGELPDSYFKRQCNEWMKLALQGVTVITSSGDVGVGQKSQCGGDEKQIFSPHSAATCPYVLAVGSTQWDRFANATGPELPYEKLNEVATTRFASGGGFSQIFGTPSYQQEAVAAYFAQVESSLPFDGYDNFVVDGNYSSVSSGVYHRGGRGYPDVAAVGDRQVVFTGGQWQLIGGTSLSSPVFASAITLINEARLEAGKSTLGYLHPVLYSNPQVFHDVTVGHNPGCNNSPGFPAAKGWDPVSGLGSPNFPALMDLLLKL from the exons ATGATATACCCCCAAGGAACAGTTCTTTTCCAAGAAGATGACCAGTGGTACGAGTCTCATGGTGGATACAATGGATTTTGGAATA CTTTCCTTGACGCCATAGATGGCAGTTACTGTACATATAGCGCATTTGGGGAAACAGGAGACTGCACTGACCCAGACTGTTTGGATCCTGTGTACCCTGATCCCAACCCCGGTGGATACAAGGGTCAGTTACAGTGCGGTGTTTATAAGCCAACCAACGTTATCTCCATATCATACCATCAGGTAGAAGGAGAACTCCCCGACTCATATTTTAAACGACAATGCAACGAATGGATGAAACTAGCGCTACAGGGAGTAACCGTCATTACTTCCTCTGGAGATGTCGGTGTAGGCCAAAAAAGCCAGTGTGGTGGTGACGAGAAGCAAATATTCTCTCCACATTCAGCAGCTACTTGCCCGTACGTCTTAGCTGTCGGGAGCACTCAATGGGACCGCTTCGCCAACGCAACAGGGCCTGAGTTACCTTATGAGAAACTGAATGAAGTTGCGACAACCAGATTTGCAAGCGGTGGAGGCTTCAGTCAAATTTTTGGAACCCCCAGCTACCAACAAGAAGCCGTGGCAGCATACTTCGCCCAAGTTgagtcttctcttccctttgaTGGCTATGATAATTTCGTCGTTGATGGAAACTATTCATCCGTCAGTAGTGGCGTTTATCACCGCGGAGGCCGTGGATACCCAGacgttgctgctgttggagaCAGACAAGTGGTCTTCACCggaggccaatggcagctaATAGGAGGGACTTCTCTCTCATCGCCTGTTTTTGCGTCAGCGATAACACTGATCAATGAAGCGCGACTTGAAGCGGGGAAAAGCACATTAGGCTATTTGCATCCGGTTTTG TATTCAAACCCTCAAGTTTTTCACGATGTCACGGTTGGTCACAATCCAGGATGCAACAATTCCCCGGGGTTCCCAGCAGCTAAGGGATGGGATCCAGTCTCTGGCTTGGG ATCACCAAACTTCCCTGCGCTGATGGACCTTTTGTTGAAATTGTGA
- a CDS encoding uncharacterized protein (EggNog:ENOG41~antiSMASH:Cluster_2.1), with product MPKNQQAPPKSYQCHRCSRLFSRSEHLQRHERSHTKEKPFRCPQCPKSFTRKDLLSRHDRLSHRSKIASDSMSAAVLPVPYSSQRPLTSINGLLNPLTERSSTPPDLNQKSTVQDTNVSLNAPSDAADDLPIATGVSKPYDDNIAPQDNYVHQQLNFSLENDHSEYFAIGSLDDFTSFMDSVSVPTHPFSPTYQPVPLLFQVPEPPFVACSDGYLPSSSLSSNRRLGELVPKISATALPTMKKSSHTFSQTELQLPSLHPEGHKLAESISQPKDLHLQISADCRQRIINELESFPNCVDEDFTLPSRHVLARFFGGYFSSFHDHFPFLHVPSLRPENITAELFIAIAAVGARYTHELNISIDLFHVAKALVLERIRRHKVTRRIAANEKMFQKLSASSMQLEESSRRGDPGFFKDRQQNTIEILETVLLLVAITTWSEPGSTSDALSMRSLLDSLIREEEGLRVNQEPYDDWESWIHYENIKRILFVAFCFLNMHTMVFDLPPIMWANEVDIDLPSCEKEWRAQSKEEWESIHKTVAQMGSNFRNAFRGLFSGIAETHERLKMNQPSFSSLGGCALIHALIQKIWLVRNVQIPLQQPEDLLTADQMGAFENALRNWAMHWEQNQESSMNPLSPHGPIAFTSTALMRLAYIRINMNLGPIRYLSSWNPRLIAESLHASPSIQRSERVTQAALHCAHALSIPVKLGLNYIAETQVRFWSNQHALCSLECALLLSKWLECVTVKDPSPPLTQAETRLLEFVAQLVTETEYRVGSGKTNKRNIFLSVQTVRLWARLYQSKSVWEVVTLIGASLNIYADLLEQDCLLA from the exons ATGCCAAAGAACCAACAAGCACCCCCAAAGTCATACCAATGCCACCGGTGCAGCCGACTGTTCTCAAGGTCCGAACACCTCCAGAGGCATGAAAGATCGC ATACGAAAGAGAAGCCATTTCGATGCCCTCAATGCCCAAAATCATTCACTCGAAA AGATTTGCTCTCTCGACATGACCGCCTTTCCCACCGCTCGAAGATAGCATCAGACTCTATGTCTGCGGCTGTTCTTCCAGTACCGTACTCTTCTCAGCGCCCTTTGACATCCATTAATGGACTGCTGAATCCTCTCACGGAACGTTCCAGCACACCGCCAGACTTGAACCAAAAATCAACAGTCCAGGATACTAATGTCAGCTTGAACGCTCCTTCGGATGCAGCCGATGATTTGCCAATAGCCACGGGAGTATCAAAGCCATACGATGACAACATTGCTCCTCAAGACAACTATGTACATCAACAACTCAACTTTTCTCTCGAAAATGATCATAGCGAATATTTTGCGATCGGATCTTTGGACGATTTCACATCTTTTATGGACAGCGTCTCCGTTCCTACCCATCCATTCTCTCCGACTTACCAACCCGTCCCCTTGCTTTTCCAAGTACCTGAGCCGCCCTTTGTAGCCTGCTCCGACGGATATTTGCCGTCTAGTTCTTTGTCGAGCAATAGAAGGCTGGGCGAGCTAGTACCTAAGATTTCTGCCACTGCTCTGCCAACTATGAAGAAGTCCAGTCATACCTTTTCCCAAACCGAACTGCAGCTTCCTTCATTGCACCCAGAGGGCCACAAGCTAGCAGAGTCGATTTCACAACCGAAAGATCTCCATTTGCAAATATCTGCAGACTGTCGGCAGCGAATAATCAACGAGCTAGAGAGTTTTCCCAATTGTGTTGATGAAGACTTCACTCTACCATCAAGACACGTACTGGCGAGATTTTTTGGAGGATATTTTAGCTCTTTCCATGACCACTTTCCCTTTCTCCACGTTCCGTCTCTTAGGCCCGAGAATATCACGGCAGAGTtattcatcgccatcgcagCAGTTGGAGCTCGATATACTCATGAATTGAACATAAGCATTGATCTGTTTCATGTGGCAAAGGCCTTGGTGCTGGAACGTATTCGCAGACATAAAGTCACACGTCGTATCGCTGCCAATGAAAAGATGTTTCAAAAGCTATCTGCATCAAGCATGCAACTGGAAGAAAGTAGCCGTCGAGGAGATCctggcttcttcaaagacagACAACAAAATACTATTGAAATATTAGAAACAGTGCTTCTTTTGGTTGCGATCACAACTTGGTCTGAGCCGGGATCCACGTCAGATGCTCTGTCGATGCGCAGCCTACTGGATAGTCTCATTCGCGAAGAAGAGGGACTTCGGGTTAACCAGGAACCATATGATGATTGGGAAAGCTGGATCCACTATGAGAATATTAAGCGAATCCTCTttgttgctttttgcttcttgaaTATGCATACCATGGTATTCGATCTCCCACCCATTATGTGGGCAAACGAGGTAGATATCGACCTCCCGAGTTGTGAAAAAGAATGGAGGGCACAGAGCAAGGAGGAGTGGGAAAGTATACACAAGACTGTGGCTCAAATGGGCTCAAATTTTCGAAACGCTTTTAGGGGACTCTTTTCTGGCATCGCTGAGACGCACGAGAGATTAAAGATGAATCAACCGAGTTTCTCTTCATTGGGAGGATGTGCCCTAATTCATGCTCTGATTCAAAAAATTTGGCTGGTCCGAAATGTTCAAAttcctcttcagcagccTGAAGACCTCCTCACAGCAGATCAGATGGGTGCTTTTGAGAACGCACTTAGAAATTGGGCTATGCATTGGGAGCAGAATCAAGAGTCTTCAATGAACCCCTTGAGCCCCCATGGCCCAATTGCTTTCACCTCTACAGCTCTTATGAGGCTAGCCTATATTCGAATTAATATGAATCTAGGCCCCATACGCTATCTAAGTAGCTGGAATCCCCGATTGATCGCAGAGTCGCTTCATGCGAGCCCTTCAATCCAGCGAAGCGAGAGAGTGACGCAGGCGGCCCTTCATTGTGCCCATGCCCTCAGTATTCCAGTTAAATTAGGCCTGAACTATATCGCCGAAACCCAAGTCAGGTTTTGGTCAAACCAGCATGCTTTGTGTTCCCTGGAGTGTGCTTTATTGCTCTCAAAGTGGCTAGAATGCGTCACAGTGAAAGACCCCAGCCCACCATTGACACAAGCAGAGACACGGCTCCTGGAGTTTGTGGCTCAGCTGGTTACGGAAACAGAATACCGGGTTGGCTCTGGGAAAACGAATAAGAGAAATATTTTCCTCAGTGTGCAGACAGTTCGTCTATGGGCACGATTGTACCAATCTAAGAGCGTGTGGGAGGTGGTCACTTTGATTGGCGCCTCGCTAAACATATATGCGGATCTATTAGAACAGGATTGCTTGCTGGCTTGA
- a CDS encoding uncharacterized protein (antiSMASH:Cluster_2.1), translating to MYKNSTYHDFTNLVIREHVALKTTLSSHDKICIDGESLTVAQVVAVALHGRPSYISDDTAVHTKVQQSVDFLEQELAQGQTVYGVTTGFGGSADTRTDETEALQDGLIRFLNAGILLPSDMGHVAHEDATSQGILRSHALPRAIVRATMLIRSNSLLRGHSGVRMNVIGTVMSLLEKDIIPVIPLRGSISASGDLGPLSYIAGAVQGNADIYMRVGIAASYGNLAGTVVTAREALQVSGLEPQRLQAKEGLGIVNGTSASAAAAALVIHRAKQLAVLSQFLTAMGTEALSGTTYNYDPFISAIRPHRGQEEAAANITSFLQGSRLASQSNPQGRGLAQDRYALRTAPQWIGPQLEDLFLAQQQIEVELNSTTDNPLIDVEGGRIHHGGNFQAMSITSAMEKTILAMQNLGRLLFAQCTELISNKFNNGLPSNLCVDEPSLSYTFKGIDITMAAYMSELASLAHPISPHVVNAEMGNQSLNSLALIASRRAMECVEILSLMSAAYIYALSQAVDLRCLHLEFIKVAEPATNDIVRSIFGSIIEAPEAISALERCSWDSILDVWIKLSHLDLDQRCLETSRKTVGNIVEFLSSKKLSVTIKYLEDYQKQIATILNCLYRQCRERFFLVQETPNYLGFGSRRIYAYVRNHIGVTLHRGFSENIGPRSYPSNFESHNSHKSKLYKYTNSQVDISSGITNGAAIRRISEHSQDTAHNFQKDSDSIGSIVGRIYLSICNGQLPTHMLEFYEP from the coding sequence ATGTACAAAAATTCAACATATCATGATTTCACAAACCTAGTCATCCGCGAACATGTAGCGCTCAAAACCACTCTTTCCTCGCATGACAAAATTTGCATCGATGGAGAGTCATTAACAGTCGCTCAGGTGGTTGCTGTTGCATTACATGGCAGACCATCATACATATCCGATGATACTGCCGTCCACACCAAAGTTCAACAAAGCGTTGACTTTTTAGAGCAAGAGCTAGCCCAAGGACAAACTGTCTATGGTGTTACCACTGGCTTCGGAGGCAGTGCTGATACTCGCACAGATGAGACTGAAGCCCTGCAAGATGGACTGATCAGATTTCTCAACGCCGGAATACTCTTACCGTCTGATATGGGCCATGTGGCGCATGAAGATGCAACGAGTCAAGGCATATTGCGCAGTCACGCCTTGCCTCGAGCAATTGTAAGGGCAACTATGCTGATTCGATCGAATTCCCTTCTACGCGGACATTCAGGAGTGCGAATGAACGTTATTGGTACAGTAATGTCTCTTCTCGAGAAAGACATTATTCCTGTTATACCGCTGCGTGGGAGTATTTCTGCATCTGGAGATCTCGGTCCGCTGTCTTACATTGCTGGAGCTGTGCAAGGAAACGCTGATATCTATATGCGTGTCGGAATTGCAGCCAGCTACGGCAACCTTGCTGGAACCGTTGTCACGGCTAGAGAGGCGCTTCAGGTGTCAGGATTAGAACCACAGCGCCTTCAGGCAAAAGAAGGTCTTGGTATTGTCAATGGCACATCGGCAagtgctgcagctgcagctttggTCATCCATCGAGCCAAACAGCTGGCGGTTCTGTCACAGTTTTTAACAGCAATGGGAACAGAAGCGCTTTCTGGGACCACATATAACTACGACCCTTTTATTTCTGCTATCCGGCCCCATCGGggacaagaagaggcagccGCCAATATCACCAGCTTTCTTCAGGGATCTCGGCTGGCATCGCAGAGCAACCCTCAAGGACGAGGACTAGCACAAGACCGGTATGCTTTACGAACTGCGCCGCAGTGGATTGGGCCGCAGTTGGAGGATTTGTTTCTCGCACAGCAACAAATTGAAGTTGAGCTAAATTCGACGACGGATAATCCATTGATCGACGTCGAAGGCGGGCGCATCCATCACGGAGGCAACTTTCAAGCCATGTCTATTACGtcagccatggagaagacCATCCTAGCTATGCAGAATCTAGGCCGTTTGCTATTTGCGCAGTGCACGGAACTCATTAGCAATAAGTTTAACAATGGGCTGCCCTCCAATCTGTGTGTTGATGAACCTAGCTTGTCTTATACATTCAAGGGAATCGATATCACTATGGCCGCATACATGTCTGAGTTGGCGTCTCTCGCCCATCCCATCAGCCCACACGTTGTGAATGCAGAGATGGGAAATCAGTCTCTAAATTCACTTGCCCTCATTGCATCCCGCCGGGCGATGGAATGTGTTGAGATTCTATCTCTCATGTCTGCAGCTTATATATACGCCCTTTCTCAAGCCGTTGACCTACGATGTTTACACTTGGAATTTATCAAGGTTGCGGAGCCCGCAACGAACGATATTGTCAGAAGCATCTTTGGCTCAATTATTGAGGCTCCAGAAGCCATTTCAGCTCTAGAACGATGTTCCTGGGATTCTATCCTAGACGTTTGGATCAAGTTATCTCATCTCGATCTTGATCAAAGGTGCCTTGAAACATCGCGCAAGACAGTTGGCAATATTGTAGAGTTTCTGAGCTCTAAGAAGCTTTCAGTAACAATTAAGTATTTAGAGGATTACCAAAAACAAATTGCAACCATTCTTAATTGCCTATATCGCCAATGTCGAGAGCGATTTTTCCTGGTCCAGGAAACGCCAAATTATCTCGGATTCGGTTCAAGGCGCATCTACGCGTACGTTAGAAATCACATTGGGGTTACGTTACATCGTGGATTCTCCGAAAACATTGGACCCCGATCATACCCTTCTAACTTTGAGTCTCATAACTCTCACAAATCTAAACTTTACAAGTATACCAACAGCCAGGTGGATATATCTAGTGGCATCACCAACGGCGCCGCAATTCGACGTATAAGCGAGCACAGCCAGGATACTGCTCACAATTTCCAAAAAGATTCTGATAGCATCGGATCGATAGTAGGGAGAATATACTTGTCAATTTGCAATGGTCAATTGCCAACACACATGCTGGAGTTCTATGAGCCATGA
- a CDS encoding putative NRPS-like protein biosynthetic cluster (EggNog:ENOG41~SMCOG1002:AMP-dependent synthetase and ligase~antiSMASH:Cluster_2.1), with protein MSESFLTLLEESKNKIFAALNHSAVPFDVILNEVEATRHPSYSPLFQAFINYIPTRESRSFRDGTIENNEYEIGETLYDIMLAVIDPPSGDPWIAFMVQKEFYTEREAQILLDCFINLMDAFTSDIHLSGLTPQMFNGAAIRKAIQLGQGTSLDVELGSLHGFLETISTERASASALKDTHGAELSYAEMMNKSAQIAHALSASGISLKSRIGVLQEPTVDWICSMLGIWRLGGSYVPLEITHGAERLKSIMRDANVAAILIHDATRTLCEDVGGAQSAIIIDVGTTSHIGEAVVIDSYTSTPSDEAIVLYTSGSTGAPKGISLPHRMVTNTIKGFLQTFPMKPQTVLQQIALSFDVSWWQSLLGLATGGTVVVAGKDVRRDPFALTALITSHKITLTLAVPSEATSWLEHGDFLQLRQSSWEWHISAGEEIGNNLIEKIRKLEKLDLRFLNAYGPAETIIPNAHEILYRDHRLDISSFPIGKAMPNYSVYIMDQDNHPLPAGVPGQIVIGGAGVASGYINQPNLTAARFPTDALASARAVANRWTQAHLSGDRGYMREDGVFVALGRINGDTQVKLRGQRFELREVEVAMVTAGKGDISEAVCHIRSNNEEDAASAFLVAHVTLAQEVQNKYGTNGPVIDSMLRNVVSGLSLPQYMRPSVVVALPSMPLNHHGKVDRKFLSTSPLKKTAEPPNLSPRFVQGRSAHFQHEMEEIWRDALGDLIDNQKLEEGSDFFLMGGNSLLLIKVQSKIKERTRHDIPLVKLFEASTLGKMAAMLHDNQQDDNKEQLLKSPSEGRMKQIWLSVLSDIATEDIITSDADFFLVGGNSLLLIRVQNEVHNQFGVLLPLASLFEASKLGQMATLLDKLVIENSAPRESEPDIDWKDEVACHEQFPAVASIGSNQKLTGGSPSGTVVVLTGATGFLGRHILQGLVSDNTVKAVHCIAIRDISKPLVGSPKVTIYPGDLRDPHLGLSDDAARRVFSQASAIIHNGADVSFLRSYWTLRAANVLSTKAIVRLAMKHAIDKSQLHFHFVSTAGVVQLGTDELYEEAISVLPPQKNANGYIASKWASEKYLENVHAASGLSVMIHRPSYVLGPDAPQLDVMHNILSFAERLRSVPHMPLVDRWLQFVGIDDVAQDIVTDVLDRRDSQGVNLQYRNHCGVESNWVRLDQLALYLERQHGAKFSKVDFAEWIDSAGRAGMPIQVKEYLTNLMVGSETNNHIWTSPRVMKGPRNIIAPWRKKGRL; from the exons ATGTCAGAGTCATTTCTGACGTTGCTGGAAGAAAGTAAGAATAAAATATTTGCCGCTTTGAATCACTCAGCGGTGCCATTTGACGTCATCTTGAATGAAGTTGAGGCTACTCGACACCCTTCATACAGTCCTCTGTTCCAAGCTTTCATCAACTATATTCCGACAAGAGAGTCAAGATCCTTCAGAGATGGTACGATAGAGAACAATGAGTATGAGATAGGGGAAACTCTGTACGATATCATGCTGGCTGTCATTGACCCGCCCAGTGGTGATCCTTGGATAGCATTTATGGTCCAGAAAGAGTTTTATACTGAACGCGAGGCCCAGATTCTGCTGGACTgttttattaacttaatgGATGCTTTCACTAGCGATATCCATCTTTCAGGACTTACGCCACAGATGTTCAACGGGGCAGCGATTCGAAAAGCCATACAACTAGGGCAAG GAACTAGCCTCGACGTTGAACTTGGGTCTCTCCATGGGTTCTTAGAAACTATCTCTACAGAGCGCGCTAGTGCAAGCGCGCTGAAGGATACGCATGGAGCTGAGCTTTCATATGCCGAAATGATGAATAAATCAGCTCAAATCGCCCATGCGCTTTCTGCATCAGGTATCTCACTCAAGTCTAGGATTGGTGTCCTCCAAGAGCCGACTGTGGACTGGATATGCTCTATGCTCGGAATTTGGCGATTAGGGGGGAGCTATGTCCCCTTGGAAATTACACATGGCGCTGAAAGGCTGAAATCTATAATGCGCGACGCAAATGTTGCCGCTATTCTTATTCACGATGCGACCAGAACGCTTTGTGAAGATGTAGGCGGTGCACAGAGTGCAATTATAATCGACGTCGGCACAACCAGTCACATTGGGGAGGCGGTAGTCATTGACTCTTACACTTCTACGCCTTCAGATGAAGCCATTGTATTATATACGAGCGGATCTACTGGTGCGCCAAAG GGAATTTCCCTTCCTCACCGAATGGTCACTAACACCATTAAAGGGTTTCTTCAAACCTTTCCTATGAAGCCCCAGACCGTCCTCCAGCAGATTGCCCTCAGCTTCGATGTTTCTTGGTGGCAATCGTTGCTTGGACTAGCCACTGGCGGGACTGTTGTTGTCGCTGGAAAAGATGTTCGCAGAGATCCATTTGCATTAACTGCTCTTATCACCTCTCATAAGATAACCTTGACGCTTGCAGTCCCTTCGGAAGCCACATCTTGGCTTGAACACGGTGACTTTTTGCAATTGCGCCAATCCTCATGGGAATGGCACATTTCCGCTGGGGAGGAGATTGGCAATAACTTGATCGAAAAGATcaggaagctggagaagctggaccTGCGCTTTTTGAACGCTTACGGCCCCGCAGAGACAATTATCCCAAATGCCCATGAGATTCTATATCGAGATCACAGATTGGACATTTCATCGTTCCCTATAGGCAAAGCCATGCCAAATTATAGCGTATACATCATGGATCAGGACAACCACCCTCTTCCCGCTGGTGTTCCGGGTCAAATTGTCATTGGGGGGGCTGGCGTTGCTTCTGGCTACATAAACCAGCCAAACCTAACGGCAGCCAGATTTCCAACGGATGCACTCGCCAGCGCCCGAGCAGTTGCCAACAGGTGGACACAGGCGCATCTTAGTGGCGATCGCGGTTACATGCGAGAAGATGGCGTTTTTGTAGCCCTGGGCCGCATTAACGGCGATACGCAAGTCAAGTTACGAGGCCAGCGATTCGAGCTTCGAGAAGTCGAGGTAGCTATGGTAACAGCAGGAAAAGGCGATATTTCGGAAGCTGTCTGTCATATTCGGTCCAATAACGAGGAGGACGCGGCATCTGCATTCCTCGTTGCGCATGTGACACTTGCGCAAGAAGTTCAGAACAAGTACGGCACCAACGGGCCAGTAATCGACAGCATGCTCCGTAACGTTGTTTCTGGTCTCTCACTGCCACAGTACATGCGTCCTTCTGTCGTGGTGGCTCTGCCGTCTATGCCACTAAATCACCATGGAAAAGTAGATCGAAAATTCCTATCTACAtcgccgctgaagaagacagCTGAGCCTCCAAATCTTTCGCCGCGTTTCGTCCAAGGTCGGAGTGCGCATTTCCAACatgagatggaagagatATGGAGAGATGCCTTGGGTGATCTAATTGATAACCAGAAACTGGAAGAGGGCTCCGACTTTTTCTTGATGGGCGGTAATTCGCTACTGCTAATCAAGGTTCAAAGTAAAATCAAGGAACGAACGCGCCATGATATCCCACTAGTGAAGCTGTTCGAGGCCAGCACTCTCGGCAAAATGGCTGCTATGCTGCACGACAATCAGCAAGACGACAATAAAGAACAGCTATTGAAAAGTCCAAGCGAAGGGAGAATGAAGCAAATATGGCTCTCTGTGCTCAGTGATATCGCGACTGAGGATATCATTACGTCGGATGCTGATTTTTTCCTTGTCGGCGGCAATTCGTTACTTCTTATTCGCGTACAAAATGAAGTACACAATCAGTTCGGTGTTCTCCTTCCATTAGCCTCACTTTTTGAAGCGAGTAAGCTAGGGCAAATGGCAACATTGCTAGACAAACTGGTCATCGAAAATAGCGCTCCTCGCGAAAGTGAACCAGATATTGATTGGAAAGACGAGGTGGCCTGTCATGAGCAGTTTCCAGCCGTCGCATCAATCGGTAGCAATCAAAAGCTTACTGGCGGATCCCCAAGTGGGACAGTAGTGGTGTTGACAGGAGCTACCGGTTTTCTTGGCAGACACATCTTACAGGGCTTGGTTAGCGACAATACGGTGAAAGCAGTGCACTGTATCGCTATTCGAGATATCTCAAAGCCTCTTGTTGGCTCTCCAAAAGTGACCATCTATCCCGGGGATCTGAGAGATCCTCATCTTGGGCTTTCCGATGATGCTGCAAGACGTGTCTTCTCTCAAGCTTCAGCAATAATCCACAATGGCGCCGACGTCTCATTCCTTCGAAGTTATTGGACTCTTCGTGCAGCCAACGTCCTGTCTACCAAAGCAATCGTACGGCTAGCCATGAAGCACGCAATTGATAAGTCACAACTGCATTTCCATTTCGTCTCGACAGCTGGTGTTGTTCAGCTTGGAACAGATGAATTGTATGAAGAGGCAATATCCGTCCTTCCACCTCAGAAAAACGCAAACGGATATATCGCATCCAAGTGGGCATCAGAAAAGTATCTTGAAAATGTTCATGCTGCTTCTGGGTTATCAGTTATGATACACAGACCATCCTACGTCCTCGGGCCCGATGCGCCCCAGCTTGATGTCATGCACAATATTCTGAGCTTTGCAGAGAGACTAAGGAGTGTTCCTCATATGCCTTTGGTAGATAGATGGCTGCAGTTTGTTGGAATTGATGACGTGGCACAAGATATTGTGACTGACGTATTGGATAGACGTGATAGCCAAGGAGTAAATTTGCAATATCGCAACCACTGTGGTGTCGAGAGCAACTGGGTTCGGCTGGATCAGCTTGCACTATACTTAGAGAGGCAGCACGGTGCAAAGTTCTCCAAAGTCGACTTTGCAGAGTGGATTGACTCTGCAGGAAGGGCTGGGATGCCAATACAGGTGAAAGAATATTTAACTAACCTCATGGTAGGCAGCGAAACCAACAATCACATATGGACTTCACCGCGTGTAATGAAAGGGCCGCGAAATATTATTGCTCCttggagaaagaaaggaaggcTTTAA
- a CDS encoding uncharacterized protein (EggNog:ENOG41~antiSMASH:Cluster_2.1), with the protein MENPTEVPGAIKEMKEEEKIETNDLLPKFPKFSYLDAVIGKEIHNFWGNRVLEHTNSKGELLALKVSDPDGLDRSQGDMMSYAAEHGVLAPKVFGTYDIVTKKPIARVMVSERVPGTPLVDIWRDMSQDDQTSIKEQLRAQIQHMRTLTQPFIGRINQQPARNLYDTTFTRYCGPFEDEKSFDEWCVNRLHGGVFQHKKWQKILEKQRRTSSGRFVLTHGDLSPRNIMVQGSTITGIIDWELSGFFPEHVEYATAVGLNSGMEKWWIPVLKEVLEPCSKDMIKFTGLIEERVGSY; encoded by the coding sequence ATGGAAAACCCCACGGAGGTCCCAGGTGCaataaaagaaatgaaagaagaggaaaaaataGAGACAAACGACCTACTCCCAAAGTTCCCAAAATTCTCATACCTGGATGCGGTTATCGGAAAAGAGATTCACAATTTTTGGGGAAACCGCGTTCTCGAACACACCAATTCCAAGGGCGAGCTGCTAGCCTTGAAGGTCAGCGACCCGGATGGCTTAGACCGTTCCCAGGGCGACATGATGAGCTACGCTGCAGAGCATGGTGTATTGGCTCCCAAAGTATTTGGAACCTACGACATTGTTACCAAAAAGCCTATTGCGCGGGTTATGGTCAGCGAGCGAGTTCCTGGTACACCCCTAGTAGATATCTGGAGGGATATGTCCCAGGATGATCAGACTTCCATCAAAGAGCAGCTTCGCGCTCAAATACAACATATGCGCACTCTAACCCAGCCATTCATCGGCCGCATTAACCAACAACCTGCTCGTAATCTATACGACACCACTTTTACTAGATACTGTGGCCcctttgaagatgaaaagtcATTCGATGAATGGTGTGTCAATCGACTTCATGGAGGAGTGTTTCAGCATAAGAAATGGCAGAAGATACTAGAGAAACAGCGGCGCACCTCGTCTGGGAGATTTGTCCTTACCCACGGTGATCTCTCACCACGCAATATTATGGTGCAGGGCAGTACTATCACAGGAATCATTGACTGGGAACTTAGCGGTTTCTTCCCTGAACATGTCGAGTATGCCACAGCCGTGGGGCTTAATTCGGGGATGGAAAAATGGTGGATTCCTGTATTAAAAGAGGTGTTGGAGCCATGTTCAAAAGATATGATAAAGTTTACTGGTCTAATCGAGGAGAGAGTTGGCTCATATTGA